One part of the Candidatus Aquiluna sp. UB-MaderosW2red genome encodes these proteins:
- the pheT gene encoding phenylalanine--tRNA ligase subunit beta, which translates to MRIPLSWLRESVDLEKEATPNSVMAQLVKVGLEEEGSHGGELSGPIVVGEVLEFADEPQSNGKTIRWCKVRVARDGELAADGGGDVRGIVCGASNFLIGDKVVVSLPGAVLPGNFVISARKTYGHVSDGMIASARELSLSDEHDGILRLITVDLDPEVGTNALALLGLNESAAEVNVTPDRGYCLSIRGIAREYSHASKVLFTDPASRVKVSRATGFPLVIDDLAPIHGIPGVSRFRLLSVTGINAKALVPDWMKTRLQLAGMRSISIAVDITNYVMLELGQPLHAYDQQKISGGISVRRALAEEQLKTLDEKVRKLSVEDLVICDESGPIGMAGVMGGFSTEVSDGTTDLLLEAAVFDPISIARSSRRHKLPSEASKRFERGVDPEVGLYALYRAAALLEEFASGRVTNFGAEFSIPVSKTTIELPIGFAGELVGVSYTKSQISEVLLEIGCEVVDKTDFLSVTAPSWRPDLKHKTDLVEEVARLLGYDLIPSRIPTAPPGRGLTARQKFRRRVVAALSGSGHVEVLNYPFVSTEQNSWFNKGVAVVLENAMQSEFPELRRSLIAPLLIAAQRNISRGLTSLALYEEGSVFLEPKGQGVSSLPLGGQRPSASDLRVLNESIPEQPKHVAGVLLGDWILQAPGQKAIEAGYPQAIDAVSTVIAAAGIRATITQKVVPGFHPGRAGEVFVLGKSVGYVGELDPAISEELHLPRRVGVYEINLDAVFALAPEVLVASELRIMPAATQDLSLVVGIKVPAGEVSEAIYEGAGELLEEVRLVDDYRGTGVAAGSKSLTFSLVFRAQDRTLTQIEATDARDKAVALAFERFQATLRA; encoded by the coding sequence ATGCGCATTCCGCTGAGCTGGCTCAGAGAGTCAGTTGATCTTGAAAAAGAGGCCACCCCCAATTCCGTAATGGCGCAGTTGGTCAAGGTGGGTCTGGAAGAAGAGGGTTCCCACGGCGGAGAGCTTTCCGGCCCAATCGTGGTGGGCGAAGTGTTGGAATTTGCTGATGAGCCACAGTCCAACGGTAAAACCATTCGCTGGTGCAAGGTAAGAGTCGCGAGGGACGGCGAACTCGCAGCTGATGGCGGCGGTGATGTGCGCGGAATTGTTTGTGGAGCCTCGAATTTTCTGATTGGTGACAAGGTGGTTGTATCGCTGCCCGGAGCGGTTTTACCTGGGAACTTTGTGATCTCGGCACGCAAGACCTACGGGCATGTCTCTGACGGCATGATCGCCTCAGCTAGGGAGCTAAGCCTTTCTGATGAACATGATGGTATTTTGCGCCTGATAACTGTGGATTTAGATCCCGAGGTCGGAACAAACGCCCTCGCACTTTTGGGGCTTAACGAGTCTGCCGCCGAGGTAAACGTCACTCCAGACCGTGGCTACTGTCTATCGATTCGGGGTATCGCCAGAGAATATTCGCACGCATCGAAAGTCTTATTCACTGACCCAGCTAGTCGGGTAAAGGTGTCCCGGGCGACCGGTTTTCCGCTGGTAATCGATGATTTGGCTCCGATTCACGGGATTCCTGGTGTCTCTAGATTCAGGCTCTTGAGCGTTACTGGCATCAACGCCAAGGCACTGGTCCCCGACTGGATGAAGACTCGGTTGCAACTTGCAGGAATGCGCTCGATTTCAATCGCGGTAGACATTACCAACTACGTGATGCTTGAGCTTGGGCAACCATTGCACGCCTACGATCAGCAAAAGATTTCCGGGGGCATCTCGGTGCGCCGCGCCCTGGCCGAGGAGCAACTGAAGACCCTGGATGAAAAGGTTCGAAAGCTCAGTGTCGAAGACTTGGTAATTTGCGATGAATCTGGGCCGATTGGTATGGCGGGTGTGATGGGTGGATTCTCCACAGAGGTATCGGATGGCACCACAGATCTTCTTCTAGAAGCCGCAGTGTTTGATCCGATCTCAATCGCCCGCTCAAGCCGCAGACACAAGCTTCCTTCGGAAGCATCCAAGCGATTCGAACGCGGCGTTGACCCCGAGGTTGGCCTGTATGCTCTTTACCGCGCGGCAGCCCTTCTCGAAGAATTTGCCAGTGGAAGAGTTACTAATTTTGGCGCTGAGTTTTCGATTCCAGTCTCGAAAACCACCATCGAACTTCCTATTGGTTTTGCTGGTGAACTCGTCGGGGTTAGTTACACCAAATCGCAGATCTCCGAAGTGCTCCTCGAAATCGGTTGCGAGGTCGTTGATAAAACTGACTTCTTGAGCGTTACCGCACCGAGTTGGCGCCCTGATTTGAAGCACAAAACCGACTTGGTTGAAGAGGTTGCGAGGCTCTTGGGGTATGACCTAATACCTTCTAGAATCCCAACCGCTCCGCCGGGAAGGGGCCTAACAGCTCGACAAAAATTCCGCAGAAGGGTGGTTGCGGCCCTTTCGGGTTCGGGCCACGTCGAGGTCTTGAACTACCCGTTTGTTTCCACCGAGCAAAACTCTTGGTTCAATAAAGGGGTTGCTGTGGTGCTGGAGAATGCGATGCAATCGGAGTTCCCGGAACTACGGCGCTCGCTGATTGCCCCACTGTTAATAGCTGCACAGCGAAATATTTCAAGAGGCCTGACTTCGCTCGCTCTTTACGAAGAGGGATCGGTGTTTCTAGAGCCCAAAGGGCAAGGAGTTTCCAGTTTGCCGCTTGGGGGGCAAAGACCAAGCGCTTCAGATCTCAGGGTCCTCAACGAAAGCATTCCTGAGCAACCAAAACACGTAGCAGGGGTGCTCCTAGGCGATTGGATTCTTCAGGCTCCGGGGCAAAAAGCCATTGAAGCTGGCTATCCTCAAGCCATTGACGCCGTGAGCACCGTCATCGCCGCTGCTGGCATTCGGGCAACTATTACCCAAAAAGTAGTTCCCGGTTTTCACCCGGGTCGTGCTGGTGAAGTTTTTGTACTCGGTAAGTCGGTGGGCTATGTCGGAGAGCTTGATCCTGCCATCAGCGAAGAGCTCCACCTGCCCCGCCGAGTTGGGGTGTACGAAATAAACCTGGACGCTGTGTTTGCTTTGGCTCCGGAGGTCTTGGTTGCCAGCGAACTTAGGATTATGCCTGCGGCAACCCAGGATTTATCTTTGGTAGTTGGTATCAAGGTGCCGGCGGGTGAGGTTTCTGAGGCGATTTACGAGGGTGCAGGAGAGCTTCTAGAAGAGGTTCGACTGGTTGATGATTACCGCGGCACTGGCGTGGCTGCCGGTTCAAAATCACTTACGTTTTCGCTGGTATTCAGAGCCCAGGATCGCACGCTAACTCAAATCGAGGCCACCGACGCCAGAGATAAAGCGGTAGCTTTGGCTTTCGAGAGATTTCAAGCGACCCTGAGGGCCTGA
- a CDS encoding RNA methyltransferase produces MIQDPSDARVRSIIQLSQKDARFETGLFLLEGPQGLKELVESPGLAHEIFATELAQDRYDNLLTDLESEGIKVTLVSERVMTKISDTKTPQGIVSVLSHLDVTLDELLATEPKLLAILDKARDPGNAGTVLRAADAAGADGIIFTKESVDLYNPKVVRSTAGSILHLPSVINQDPVELIAELQKRGIQVFAAASGGVLINQISDEVMAKPTAWIFGNEAHGIAENLLELCDQVVALPIYGSAESLNLATAASVCLYASAFQMNSNR; encoded by the coding sequence ATGATTCAGGACCCGAGCGATGCAAGGGTCCGGTCGATAATTCAACTCTCACAAAAAGACGCCCGGTTTGAAACCGGGCTCTTTTTGCTTGAAGGACCCCAGGGTCTCAAGGAATTAGTTGAATCTCCGGGTCTTGCTCACGAAATTTTTGCCACAGAGCTGGCTCAAGACCGTTACGACAATCTGCTGACTGATCTTGAATCAGAAGGCATCAAAGTGACCTTGGTGTCAGAACGAGTCATGACCAAAATCAGCGACACTAAGACTCCTCAGGGAATCGTGTCGGTTCTCAGTCACCTCGATGTCACATTGGACGAGTTATTGGCCACCGAGCCAAAGCTCTTGGCTATTTTGGATAAAGCGAGAGATCCGGGGAATGCTGGGACAGTGTTGCGTGCAGCGGATGCTGCCGGGGCCGACGGCATCATTTTTACTAAAGAGTCGGTCGATCTTTATAACCCAAAGGTCGTTCGGTCAACTGCCGGAAGTATTTTGCATCTCCCTTCGGTGATAAACCAGGATCCGGTTGAATTGATTGCTGAGCTGCAAAAGCGCGGGATTCAAGTGTTTGCTGCGGCTTCGGGTGGCGTGTTAATTAATCAAATTTCGGATGAAGTTATGGCTAAGCCGACGGCCTGGATATTTGGTAATGAAGCGCATGGGATTGCGGAAAATCTTCTCGAACTTTGCGATCAGGTGGTTGCATTACCCATTTATGGCTCAGCCGAATCGCTGAATTTGGCCACTGCCGCATCGGTCTGCCTGTACGCATCAGCTTTTCAAATGAATAGCAATCGCTAA
- the rplT gene encoding 50S ribosomal protein L20: MARVKNAVNSHKKRRTVLERAHGYRGQRSRLYRQAKQQLLHSYVYAYNDRRKKKGNFRRLWIQRINAGVRQNGMTYNRFIQGLALAGIEVDRRILSDMAIHDSATFSAIVAQAKAALPKDVNAQKVS, encoded by the coding sequence ATGGCAAGAGTAAAAAATGCTGTCAACTCGCACAAAAAACGTCGCACAGTCTTGGAGCGCGCTCACGGTTACCGTGGTCAACGCTCACGTTTGTACCGTCAGGCCAAGCAGCAGTTGCTGCACTCCTACGTTTATGCATACAACGACCGTCGCAAGAAAAAGGGTAATTTCCGCAGGCTTTGGATTCAGCGCATCAATGCTGGTGTCCGCCAAAACGGCATGACCTATAACCGTTTCATCCAGGGCCTAGCGCTCGCCGGCATTGAGGTGGATCGTCGCATCTTGTCAGACATGGCAATTCATGATTCCGCCACCTTCTCCGCAATCGTGGCTCAGGCCAAGGCTGCTTTGCCCAAGGACGTGAACGCCCAAAAGGTCAGCTAA
- the pheS gene encoding phenylalanine--tRNA ligase subunit alpha, with amino-acid sequence MTEELDPQSVESALEVALSEIARLGSISDLRAAKPGIIGEGSAISLLNASIKTMPNDLKAQAGKLIGGAKAQVSMAFEAKERELEQVAAVLALEAERMDITAAARYAPVGARHPLSLLMDQVSDVFIGMGWEIADGPELENEWFNFDALNFHPDHPARAMQDTFFVTPVENHLLLRTHTSPVQVRSMLERELPMYVLCPGRVYRTDELDATHTPVFHQVEGLAIDKGLTMADLKGTLEFFARVMFGEEAKIRLRPSFFPFTEPSAELDVWHPGAKGGARWVEWGGCGMVNPNVLLSAGIDPDVYSGFAFGMGIERTLMFRNGVRDMHDMVEADVRFSRQFGSVI; translated from the coding sequence GTGACTGAAGAACTAGACCCCCAGAGCGTTGAAAGCGCGCTAGAAGTTGCGCTCTCCGAGATTGCGCGACTTGGCAGCATTTCCGATCTCAGGGCTGCAAAGCCTGGGATTATTGGGGAGGGTTCCGCCATCTCCTTGCTGAATGCCTCAATCAAGACGATGCCAAATGATCTGAAGGCTCAAGCTGGCAAGCTTATTGGTGGAGCTAAGGCTCAAGTCTCGATGGCCTTTGAGGCCAAGGAGCGAGAGCTAGAGCAAGTAGCCGCGGTTCTAGCCCTAGAGGCGGAGCGCATGGATATCACCGCAGCCGCTCGTTATGCACCAGTGGGAGCAAGGCACCCGTTGTCTTTATTGATGGATCAGGTTAGCGATGTATTCATTGGCATGGGTTGGGAAATTGCCGATGGACCAGAGCTTGAGAATGAATGGTTCAACTTTGACGCGCTGAACTTTCACCCGGATCACCCAGCACGGGCCATGCAGGACACCTTTTTTGTTACACCAGTAGAAAATCACCTGCTACTTCGGACACACACCTCCCCGGTGCAGGTGCGTTCGATGCTGGAGCGCGAGCTGCCGATGTACGTTTTATGTCCGGGTCGGGTTTATCGGACCGACGAGCTTGACGCCACCCACACACCCGTTTTCCACCAGGTCGAAGGATTGGCAATCGATAAGGGACTGACGATGGCCGACCTCAAGGGCACCCTTGAGTTTTTCGCCAGGGTGATGTTTGGGGAGGAAGCCAAGATTCGATTGCGTCCCAGCTTTTTTCCATTCACTGAGCCATCGGCCGAGCTGGATGTTTGGCACCCGGGCGCCAAGGGCGGTGCTCGCTGGGTCGAGTGGGGCGGTTGTGGAATGGTGAATCCAAACGTTCTGCTTTCAGCCGGAATTGATCCGGATGTGTACTCGGGCTTCGCATTCGGCATGGGGATTGAACGAACTTTGATGTTTAGAAATGGTGTTCGAGACATGCACGATATGGTCGAGGCGGACGTGCGCTTTTCGAGGCAATTTGGGAGCGTGATTTGA